In one window of Thermodesulfobacteriota bacterium DNA:
- the cobD gene encoding threonine-phosphate decarboxylase CobD: MVKDIHGGNIWQAAKEASRPLEKIIDFSASINPLGPPTSAIKAIEEGLRLIPPYPDPSANALKEALAARHGVSTDNILPANGSTELIYLIPRLIKPGRALIIEPAFSEYKKALALAGWKAESFVMDKEDGFRLDLGKLGRRLSKGFSLVFMANPANPTGVLYSEEETLSFLKLSRTSGALAVLDEAFIDFSGGSVMREAIRAGNAIVLRSMTKFYALAGLRLGYAAAERKLLSRLERLKPPWSVNTLSSIAGAACLADARYSDLTAEWLSTERDALSKGIASVKGLEPLPSSANYLMVRISKPRLDARALASRLFQQGILIRDLSAFRGLGPEFFRVAVLGRDANRFLINSLKQAMGEAGARKKGARKRGERTA; this comes from the coding sequence TTGGTCAAGGACATACACGGGGGGAATATCTGGCAGGCGGCTAAAGAGGCCTCCAGGCCCCTTGAAAAGATAATCGATTTCAGCGCTAGCATAAACCCGCTCGGCCCGCCGACTTCGGCCATAAAGGCGATAGAGGAAGGGCTGAGGCTCATACCCCCTTACCCGGACCCTTCCGCGAACGCCCTCAAGGAGGCGCTCGCGGCACGTCATGGCGTATCAACGGACAATATACTCCCTGCAAACGGCTCGACCGAGCTTATCTATCTGATCCCCAGGCTCATTAAACCCGGCAGGGCGTTAATCATAGAGCCCGCCTTCAGCGAATACAAAAAGGCCCTTGCCCTTGCGGGATGGAAGGCCGAGAGCTTTGTCATGGACAAAGAGGATGGCTTCAGGCTCGACCTCGGGAAGCTCGGGAGAAGGCTCTCAAAGGGCTTCAGCCTGGTCTTCATGGCAAACCCCGCGAACCCGACGGGCGTACTCTATTCCGAAGAAGAGACGCTTTCGTTCCTGAAGCTATCGCGCACGAGCGGAGCCCTGGCTGTGCTCGACGAGGCCTTCATAGACTTCTCGGGCGGTAGCGTAATGCGGGAGGCAATAAGGGCGGGTAATGCCATCGTGCTCCGCTCAATGACCAAGTTCTACGCGCTCGCGGGCCTCCGGCTCGGGTACGCGGCGGCGGAAAGGAAGCTCCTCTCAAGGCTTGAAAGGCTCAAACCGCCCTGGTCTGTAAATACGCTCTCGTCCATTGCAGGGGCCGCCTGCCTCGCTGACGCGCGATACAGTGATCTGACGGCAGAATGGCTTTCGACGGAGAGGGATGCGCTCTCGAAAGGCATCGCTTCCGTAAAGGGACTTGAGCCGCTCCCGTCCTCGGCCAATTACCTGATGGTAAGGATATCAAAGCCGCGCCTTGACGCCAGGGCGCTCGCTTCCAGACTTTTTCAGCAGGGGATACTCATACGCGATTTGAGCGCCTTCAGGGGGCTCGGCCCTGAGTTCTTCAGGGTGGCCGTGCTCGGGAGGGATGCTAACAGGTTTCTTATAAATTCTCTTAAACAGGCGATGGGCGAAGCTGGCGCTCGGAAGAAGGGCGCCAGGAAGCGGGGCGAACGGACCGCGTGA
- a CDS encoding acetate--CoA ligase family protein, whose protein sequence is MAEKAAIEKIVKETLSLGRKTLIEPEAKAVISLASIPVPRHKVVKDMAGAVEAASEIGYPVALKLISPDILHKSDIGGVALGIRDAGELELNWSRIILGAADEAPASVIEGFLIEEMAGQGTEVIVGGIRDAQFGPAVMFGLGGVAVELLKDVAFRLAPVSREEAFDMISEVKSYPLLTGFRGGSHKDLDAIADVIMKIGRIMEGVSAIKELEINPLVVYERGALAVDARAVLG, encoded by the coding sequence ATGGCGGAAAAGGCCGCGATAGAGAAGATAGTAAAGGAGACCTTGAGCCTGGGGAGAAAGACGCTCATCGAGCCCGAGGCAAAGGCCGTCATAAGCCTAGCGTCCATCCCGGTACCCAGGCACAAGGTGGTTAAGGACATGGCCGGGGCGGTCGAGGCCGCTTCAGAGATAGGCTATCCGGTCGCGCTTAAGCTCATATCGCCGGACATACTGCACAAGAGCGACATAGGCGGCGTGGCGCTTGGCATAAGGGACGCTGGGGAGCTTGAACTGAACTGGTCGCGGATTATACTCGGCGCTGCGGACGAGGCCCCGGCCTCCGTTATCGAAGGCTTCCTTATCGAGGAGATGGCCGGACAAGGGACAGAGGTAATCGTCGGCGGCATAAGGGACGCGCAGTTCGGCCCCGCCGTGATGTTCGGCCTCGGCGGCGTGGCCGTAGAGCTTCTTAAGGACGTAGCCTTCAGGCTCGCCCCGGTTTCGAGGGAGGAGGCCTTTGATATGATCTCCGAGGTAAAGAGCTACCCTCTCCTTACCGGCTTCAGGGGTGGAAGCCACAAGGACCTGGACGCCATAGCCGACGTCATAATGAAGATCGGAAGGATAATGGAGGGGGTCAGCGCCATAAAAGAGCTTGAGATAAACCCCCTTGTGGTGTATGAGAGAGGGGCCCTGGCGGTGGATGCCCGGGCAGTGCTTGGATAG
- a CDS encoding CoA-binding protein, whose translation MPNGGDISFFFNPASVAVVGASPEPGKISNIILRNLVGAGFGKRIIPVNPGQASIMGLECLPSLEDSREVVDLAVFAIPAASVPAALRRAEGKVRGAVIVSGGFGEAGEKGKALEKEVLEIARKGGVRVIGPNCLGIYDAASKVDTFFIPTDRAGRPGRGGLSILSQSGSFAAVAMDELAAEGIGAAKIVSYGNAVDVNESDCLEFLASDPETKAVVLYMESVADGRRFVEAASRCAAQKPVMAVKVGKFGAGAAAARSHTGAIAGRYEIYRAAFKKTGVTELNGYEEFQAACKAFGLQGRAGGKRVMIITDGGGMGVGIADACHALGLDAAPLPQELEQGLKAVFPPYFSVSNPLDLTGSATDESFALSVQKTMAGGHYDIAIVAALWGPPALTDALPGMLAQKPGFSEKPIIICSPGGEYSRSRLRLFREAGLPVFTTPEGAVRAAAVLARGR comes from the coding sequence ATGCCGAATGGCGGGGACATATCGTTCTTCTTTAATCCTGCAAGCGTGGCCGTGGTCGGCGCCTCGCCTGAGCCCGGGAAGATATCGAATATAATTCTCAGGAACCTCGTCGGCGCGGGATTCGGCAAGAGGATTATCCCGGTGAACCCCGGGCAGGCCTCCATCATGGGGCTTGAGTGCCTGCCGTCCCTTGAGGATTCGAGGGAGGTAGTAGACCTTGCCGTCTTCGCCATACCCGCTGCGTCCGTACCAGCCGCGCTCAGGCGCGCCGAAGGGAAGGTGCGGGGCGCGGTAATAGTGAGCGGCGGTTTCGGGGAGGCCGGTGAAAAGGGGAAGGCCCTTGAAAAGGAGGTCCTGGAGATAGCGCGAAAAGGCGGGGTGCGCGTAATCGGTCCGAACTGCCTCGGCATCTACGACGCTGCCTCGAAGGTGGATACCTTCTTCATACCCACGGACAGGGCCGGCAGGCCGGGAAGGGGAGGCCTTTCCATTCTCTCGCAGAGCGGCTCCTTCGCCGCGGTCGCCATGGACGAGCTCGCGGCGGAAGGCATCGGCGCCGCAAAGATAGTGAGCTATGGGAACGCCGTTGACGTCAATGAGTCGGACTGCCTGGAGTTCCTCGCATCCGACCCGGAGACGAAGGCCGTCGTCTTGTACATGGAATCGGTCGCCGACGGCAGGAGGTTCGTCGAAGCCGCATCGAGGTGTGCCGCTCAAAAGCCCGTCATGGCCGTCAAGGTCGGGAAATTCGGCGCGGGCGCTGCCGCCGCCCGTTCCCACACCGGCGCGATCGCCGGAAGGTACGAGATATACAGGGCCGCTTTCAAGAAGACGGGCGTTACCGAGCTTAACGGCTACGAGGAGTTCCAGGCAGCCTGCAAGGCCTTCGGGCTTCAGGGGAGGGCCGGAGGCAAAAGGGTCATGATAATAACGGACGGCGGCGGCATGGGCGTGGGCATCGCGGACGCCTGCCACGCCCTCGGGCTCGATGCCGCGCCGCTTCCGCAGGAACTGGAACAAGGGCTCAAGGCCGTCTTCCCGCCGTATTTTTCCGTCTCAAACCCCCTTGACCTTACAGGGAGCGCAACGGACGAGTCATTTGCCCTCTCGGTGCAGAAGACGATGGCGGGCGGGCATTACGACATCGCCATAGTCGCGGCGCTCTGGGGCCCGCCAGCGCTTACGGACGCTCTCCCGGGCATGCTCGCGCAGAAGCCGGGGTTTTCCGAGAAGCCCATCATCATCTGCTCGCCGGGGGGCGAGTATTCGAGGTCGCGCCTGAGGCTCTTCAGGGAAGCGGGGCTCCCTGTATTCACGACACCCGAGGGTGCGGTGCGCGCGGCGGCTGTCCTCGCAAGGGGACGATAG
- a CDS encoding dodecin family protein: MNRVYKKIELVGISSKSFEDAVTHAIEKASKTLHGLAWFEVVEQHGRVADGKIAEFQAVVRVAFKLDD; encoded by the coding sequence ATGAACAGGGTATACAAGAAGATAGAGCTTGTCGGCATCTCTTCCAAGAGTTTCGAGGACGCGGTTACGCACGCGATAGAAAAGGCCTCCAAGACCCTCCACGGCCTCGCGTGGTTCGAGGTCGTCGAGCAGCACGGCAGGGTCGCTGACGGCAAGATAGCCGAGTTCCAGGCTGTCGTAAGGGTGGCTTTCAAGCTCGACGATTAG
- a CDS encoding DUF4149 domain-containing protein, whose product MLNALRFIFLMSIVTWVGMIIFYTLFVTPSIFRALPRELAGDVVSHIFPRYWGIGYVAAILSLASLIAMSFIEKVFPMARILILALMTALTFYSGLVVAPEAQTIKAQMKVVEDPQRLEELRSEFRGVHRTSFALNLVIMVAGIVLVFLVSRNLRL is encoded by the coding sequence ATGCTTAACGCGCTCAGGTTCATCTTCCTCATGAGCATCGTGACATGGGTGGGGATGATAATCTTCTATACCCTCTTCGTAACCCCGAGCATATTCAGGGCCCTGCCGAGGGAGCTGGCGGGCGACGTGGTCTCGCACATATTCCCCAGATACTGGGGCATCGGCTATGTAGCGGCCATACTCTCGCTTGCCTCCCTCATCGCGATGTCGTTCATCGAGAAGGTATTCCCCATGGCCAGGATACTCATCCTGGCGCTCATGACCGCGCTCACCTTCTACTCGGGGCTTGTTGTGGCTCCGGAGGCGCAGACGATTAAGGCCCAGATGAAGGTTGTAGAGGACCCCCAGAGGCTCGAAGAGCTCCGGAGCGAATTCAGGGGCGTCCACAGGACGAGCTTTGCCCTGAACCTGGTGATCATGGTCGCAGGCATTGTCCTCGTATTCCTCGTTTCGAGGAATCTCAGGCTGTAA
- the cbiB gene encoding adenosylcobinamide-phosphate synthase CbiB, with product MTGHEALEGALDIVPLSALAFLTALILDLIIGDPEKAPHPVRWIGRIAAFLEAAIRKALPNSAGWERLGGALLWVFVVGGAYAATALVIHYAGLHSTALSFVLSVFFIWAGLSMKALGDEALAVVRALGHGLDEGRRRLGRIVGRDTGDLEEKEVLKAAVETVAENTSDGVIAPLCFLLLGGPALMMAYKAVNTLDSMVGYRNERYRHFGWFSARMDDAANFVPARLSGALIITASFILGYNWMKSAAMLARDGRNHLSPNSGVPEAAMAGALGVKLGGGSFYGGVFSEKPWIGDPVKDIDTGTVMSSVSIMRAAGLTMAGAVMTIMLLFD from the coding sequence ATGACAGGCCACGAGGCGCTTGAAGGCGCGCTTGATATCGTCCCCCTTTCCGCGCTCGCGTTCCTTACGGCGCTAATCCTCGACCTTATCATAGGGGACCCTGAAAAGGCGCCGCACCCGGTCAGGTGGATCGGGAGGATTGCGGCCTTCCTTGAGGCCGCAATAAGGAAGGCCCTGCCAAATAGCGCCGGATGGGAGAGGCTCGGCGGAGCGCTCCTGTGGGTCTTCGTTGTGGGCGGCGCTTACGCGGCAACGGCCCTTGTCATTCATTATGCGGGCCTCCATTCGACCGCGCTTTCCTTTGTGCTTTCGGTCTTTTTCATATGGGCCGGTCTTTCCATGAAGGCTCTCGGGGACGAGGCCCTGGCGGTCGTAAGGGCGCTCGGGCATGGGCTGGACGAGGGGAGAAGGCGGCTCGGCCGCATAGTGGGGAGGGACACCGGCGATCTTGAAGAGAAAGAGGTGCTCAAGGCCGCTGTCGAGACGGTTGCCGAGAACACCTCCGACGGCGTCATAGCCCCGCTCTGTTTCCTTTTGCTCGGCGGCCCGGCGCTCATGATGGCCTACAAGGCCGTAAACACGCTCGATTCGATGGTGGGCTACCGGAACGAGAGGTACAGGCACTTCGGCTGGTTTTCGGCGAGGATGGACGACGCGGCGAATTTTGTGCCCGCGAGGCTCTCGGGCGCGCTCATAATCACAGCCTCTTTCATTTTAGGATATAATTGGATGAAGTCCGCGGCCATGCTGGCGCGAGACGGCCGCAACCACCTTAGCCCCAACTCCGGGGTCCCGGAGGCCGCGATGGCCGGCGCGCTGGGTGTGAAGCTCGGCGGAGGGTCGTTCTACGGCGGCGTATTCTCTGAAAAGCCCTGGATCGGCGACCCGGTTAAGGACATTGACACGGGAACGGTAATGTCCTCGGTCAGTATAATGCGGGCAGCGGGCCTGACGATGGCCGGGGCCGTAATGACGATAATGCTCCTTTTCGACTGA
- a CDS encoding cobyric acid synthase — translation MFQGTSSHVGKSVLSAALIRALKDRGFRVAPFKAQNMALNSAVAVEGGEIGRAQAFQAEAAGLKPSVHMNPVLLKPTGDSMSQVIIHGKPVGMMTAAEYHAFKKEALGHVLESYSKLALDYDVIVIEGAGSPAEVNLRDNDIANMGMAGAVGSPVVLIGDIDRGGVFASLVGTLELLSIEERERVKGFIINKFRGDIGLLRPGLDFLEARIGKQVLGVVPSFSGLLIPDEDSVSLDERSALKPGSGLKIAVLKLPRLSNFTDFDPFRGDAGIELSFISSPHEMAGAGLVIIPGTKSTIADLMWMKSRGFGPAIREHIEKGGMVAGICGGFQMLGTAVKDPQGVEAAAGEAEGFGLVDAVTVLRREKKTFEVSAVARLMGRDYEVRGYEIHMGETIVKGSPFARILERNGRTCYAPDGAATHDGMVWGTYVHGVFDNDVFRQAVVSALSGGKCGTVASFESGRESALASLASIFEGSVDMERVLRIIGA, via the coding sequence ATGTTTCAGGGCACTTCTTCCCATGTGGGGAAAAGCGTCCTCTCGGCTGCGCTCATAAGAGCCCTGAAGGACAGGGGCTTCAGGGTCGCCCCTTTCAAGGCACAGAATATGGCCCTCAATTCGGCTGTCGCGGTTGAGGGAGGCGAGATAGGCAGGGCTCAGGCCTTTCAGGCCGAGGCGGCTGGCCTCAAGCCCTCGGTACACATGAACCCAGTGCTCCTCAAGCCAACCGGCGATTCCATGTCCCAGGTCATAATTCACGGCAAGCCTGTCGGCATGATGACCGCAGCCGAGTACCATGCCTTCAAGAAGGAGGCCCTGGGCCATGTGCTGGAGAGCTATTCGAAACTTGCCCTTGATTACGACGTAATCGTCATCGAAGGGGCCGGAAGCCCGGCGGAGGTGAACCTACGCGATAACGACATAGCCAACATGGGCATGGCGGGCGCGGTCGGGAGCCCCGTCGTCCTCATCGGCGACATAGACAGGGGCGGGGTGTTCGCCTCGCTCGTGGGCACGCTCGAGCTCCTTTCGATTGAAGAAAGGGAGAGGGTAAAGGGGTTCATAATAAACAAGTTCAGGGGCGACATAGGCCTCCTTAGGCCGGGGCTCGATTTCCTGGAGGCACGGATCGGGAAGCAGGTTTTGGGAGTTGTGCCGAGCTTTTCGGGCCTCCTCATACCGGACGAGGACAGCGTCTCCCTCGATGAAAGGAGCGCGTTAAAGCCAGGCAGCGGGTTGAAAATAGCGGTTCTTAAGCTGCCGCGCCTTTCGAATTTCACGGACTTCGACCCGTTCAGGGGCGACGCCGGCATAGAGCTATCGTTCATAAGCTCCCCGCATGAGATGGCCGGGGCAGGGCTCGTCATAATACCGGGCACAAAGAGCACGATAGCCGACCTCATGTGGATGAAATCCAGGGGTTTCGGCCCGGCAATAAGGGAACACATCGAGAAAGGCGGCATGGTAGCGGGCATTTGCGGGGGGTTCCAGATGCTCGGGACAGCTGTAAAGGACCCGCAGGGAGTGGAAGCAGCCGCCGGTGAGGCCGAGGGCTTCGGCCTCGTGGACGCCGTGACGGTCCTGCGCAGGGAGAAGAAGACCTTCGAAGTCTCGGCTGTGGCAAGGCTGATGGGAAGGGACTACGAGGTCAGGGGCTATGAGATACACATGGGCGAGACCATTGTAAAGGGAAGCCCGTTCGCAAGGATACTTGAGCGGAACGGCAGGACATGCTACGCCCCGGACGGGGCGGCGACCCATGACGGCATGGTCTGGGGCACCTATGTGCACGGAGTATTCGATAACGACGTCTTCAGGCAGGCTGTAGTATCCGCGCTCTCCGGCGGAAAGTGCGGGACAGTAGCGAGCTTCGAATCCGGGCGCGAGAGCGCGCTCGCTTCGCTTGCCTCGATATTCGAGGGTAGCGTGGACATGGAGCGCGTCCTCCGGATAATCGGGGCATGA
- a CDS encoding M48 family metallopeptidase produces the protein MLTFLKKSVLSIVIAAFIAAAAPFSVAYAGEAADPRMTMIADVLSRIEAATGFSPRVTLSDDASMSAFVMPDGTVVLSAGLVSATMTDDEMAFIIAHEASHILAGDQSPALADSDSPLLREMEADASALDIMERAGFDPGASVDILLRLSGRAEIKSRILAISRLLGLN, from the coding sequence ATGCTTACTTTCCTTAAAAAATCAGTCCTATCCATCGTCATTGCGGCTTTCATCGCGGCGGCAGCGCCTTTTTCCGTGGCGTATGCCGGAGAAGCGGCAGACCCCAGGATGACAATGATAGCGGACGTCCTCTCAAGGATCGAGGCTGCAACCGGCTTCAGCCCCAGGGTGACATTAAGCGATGACGCCTCAATGAGCGCCTTTGTCATGCCCGACGGAACGGTCGTCCTCTCGGCCGGGCTGGTCTCCGCCACCATGACCGACGACGAGATGGCTTTCATTATCGCCCATGAGGCCTCCCACATACTCGCCGGGGACCAGTCTCCGGCGCTCGCAGACAGCGACAGCCCCCTTCTGCGGGAGATGGAGGCTGATGCAAGCGCCCTCGACATCATGGAGCGGGCCGGGTTCGATCCCGGCGCCTCGGTCGACATCCTCTTGAGGCTCTCCGGAAGGGCCGAGATCAAGTCCCGCATACTCGCCATCTCAAGGCTCCTCGGCCTGAATTAG
- a CDS encoding RsmE family RNA methyltransferase encodes MFSGLGEIRVERVLLNGDNFTLDNENTCRLLSWEPRPGEAFTIIDGRGELVRGRLISLSDGKAEITVFEEMGAIEPGPVVLLIQALPDRERMEAIIQKTTELGVTAVLPFKSDKSISIEELDSRQKRSHNWQRIALKAARQSRRRDIPVLLPYATYKEALRETVATELKIMLREGQGLKGLKAFLSEIKQPVRSVALLVGPEGGFTEEEAALAKEMGFVQASLGSRVLRTETAAIFGVGLLRYELGG; translated from the coding sequence GTGTTTTCCGGCCTCGGAGAGATACGGGTAGAAAGGGTTCTCCTCAACGGAGACAACTTTACGCTCGACAATGAAAATACCTGCAGGCTCCTTTCATGGGAGCCCAGGCCGGGCGAGGCGTTCACTATAATTGACGGGCGGGGCGAGCTTGTCCGTGGAAGGCTCATCTCATTATCTGATGGAAAAGCCGAGATCACGGTCTTCGAGGAGATGGGGGCTATCGAGCCCGGCCCCGTGGTGCTCCTTATCCAGGCCCTGCCCGATAGGGAGCGGATGGAGGCCATAATACAGAAAACGACCGAGCTCGGGGTCACCGCGGTTCTCCCATTCAAGTCCGATAAATCCATTTCAATCGAGGAACTCGACTCAAGGCAGAAGAGGTCGCATAACTGGCAGCGGATAGCTCTCAAGGCCGCGAGGCAGTCGAGGAGGAGGGACATACCCGTATTACTCCCCTATGCGACTTACAAGGAAGCGCTGCGCGAAACCGTGGCTACGGAGCTTAAAATAATGCTCCGGGAAGGTCAAGGACTGAAAGGCTTGAAGGCGTTCTTAAGCGAGATTAAACAGCCGGTCAGGAGCGTTGCGTTGCTCGTGGGGCCTGAAGGCGGCTTCACCGAAGAAGAGGCGGCCCTGGCAAAGGAAATGGGTTTTGTTCAGGCAAGCCTCGGAAGCAGGGTCTTACGGACGGAGACCGCCGCGATATTCGGAGTCGGGCTATTGAGGTACGAGCTCGGCGGGTAG
- a CDS encoding response regulator, translating into MADPDASRCLKLATMVKRLDYNVFLASNGSDLVRITSGIIPNAVLLDLDMPPISGQPCLEALRSNRSLSIIKIITTSEVGRTADLVASLSRGAAGYVTRPVSPTELYRTIQKLIEPRPRNFLRIRVLFKATVITGATGRSTFATALSEQGVFIRTLKPFAEGTNVKVSLELPTPKPLVLDGEVLYAVKEMPDKLSEPGMGIRFVGLDPNIQAGLRKFIEDQVIGEGGEGLL; encoded by the coding sequence GTGGCCGATCCTGACGCCTCAAGGTGCCTTAAGCTCGCCACGATGGTCAAAAGGCTCGACTACAACGTCTTCCTCGCCTCGAACGGCTCTGACCTTGTCCGGATAACCTCCGGCATAATACCGAACGCCGTGCTCCTTGACCTCGATATGCCCCCCATATCAGGCCAGCCCTGCCTGGAGGCCTTGAGGTCTAACAGGAGCCTGAGCATTATCAAGATAATCACGACCTCGGAGGTGGGGCGCACAGCCGACCTCGTGGCCTCGCTTTCAAGGGGCGCCGCGGGATATGTCACAAGGCCCGTAAGCCCGACCGAGCTCTACAGGACCATACAAAAGCTCATCGAGCCCCGGCCAAGGAACTTTTTGAGGATACGGGTCCTTTTCAAGGCGACGGTCATAACCGGCGCTACTGGCCGCTCTACATTCGCGACCGCCCTCTCGGAGCAGGGTGTTTTCATAAGGACGCTCAAGCCCTTTGCCGAGGGCACGAATGTCAAGGTCTCGCTGGAGCTCCCGACGCCCAAGCCCCTTGTGCTCGACGGAGAAGTGCTCTATGCCGTCAAGGAGATGCCGGACAAGCTCTCGGAGCCCGGCATGGGCATAAGGTTCGTCGGCCTCGACCCGAATATACAGGCAGGCCTCCGTAAGTTCATCGAGGACCAGGTCATAGGAGAGGGCGGAGAAGGTCTGCTCTGA
- a CDS encoding stage II sporulation protein M codes for MELNATFAKSLGAAGKLRNLIIFYAAVHVIFLFFGQWMVAQGYPGVIELREEQLKEIQELPYLKPLTGVLAENLPLKVLYTFSFNLVFGAFLSTTLTGLVFFLPYVVAVWRGFIIGILIAGMDVNATMLIVFYGTFVLEFGAYCLSSSVGTDLGLSLIWPDRKGTSSRKEALLAAGRNGARLYVFIIIILFIAAIWEMSLLHYLRPISGPVAS; via the coding sequence ATGGAACTCAACGCGACATTCGCCAAATCGCTCGGGGCGGCAGGGAAACTCAGGAACCTCATCATATTCTATGCGGCCGTCCATGTGATATTCCTCTTTTTCGGGCAATGGATGGTTGCCCAGGGATATCCGGGGGTGATCGAGCTCCGGGAGGAGCAGCTTAAGGAGATACAGGAGCTCCCGTATCTTAAGCCGCTCACGGGCGTGCTCGCCGAGAACCTCCCGCTCAAGGTCCTCTACACTTTCTCTTTCAACCTGGTATTCGGGGCGTTCCTCAGCACCACCCTTACCGGACTCGTATTCTTCCTGCCTTATGTCGTAGCCGTCTGGAGGGGATTTATCATAGGGATACTCATAGCCGGAATGGACGTGAACGCTACGATGCTCATCGTATTCTACGGCACTTTTGTCCTCGAATTCGGAGCATACTGCCTTTCGTCCTCGGTAGGGACCGACCTGGGCCTTTCCCTCATCTGGCCTGACCGCAAGGGCACGTCCTCGAGGAAAGAAGCCCTCCTCGCTGCCGGAAGGAACGGGGCGAGGCTGTATGTGTTTATAATCATTATTCTTTTCATAGCCGCCATATGGGAGATGTCCCTGCTGCATTACCTGCGGCCGATATCGGGCCCTGTAGCTTCCTGA
- a CDS encoding YggS family pyridoxal phosphate-dependent enzyme → MAGNNISENILNIYDRIRRAARKAGRDPGEITVVAVTKMVEAKKVKEAVSAGLRVFGENYVQEAQEKISKVKDKKIKWHFIGHLQKNKAKLAVELFDMIESVDSIELAKELEKRASAPLDIMIEVNIAREKTKGGVSPDEAVKLARGVSGMANLRLKGLMAIPPFFEDAEMSRPYFAMLRRLAERINKERFPGVFLKDLSMGMSSDFEVAIEEGATIVRIGTAIFGSREAQGKKAAKSA, encoded by the coding sequence ATGGCTGGAAACAATATTTCTGAGAATATCCTTAATATTTACGACCGGATAAGGAGGGCGGCACGGAAGGCTGGCCGCGACCCCGGCGAGATAACGGTCGTGGCTGTCACCAAGATGGTGGAAGCCAAAAAGGTCAAGGAGGCCGTATCGGCTGGCCTCCGGGTCTTCGGCGAAAACTACGTGCAGGAGGCCCAGGAAAAGATAAGTAAGGTCAAGGACAAGAAGATAAAGTGGCACTTCATAGGCCATCTCCAGAAGAACAAGGCTAAACTCGCCGTAGAGCTTTTTGACATGATCGAGAGCGTGGACTCGATAGAGCTCGCAAAGGAGCTTGAAAAGAGGGCTTCCGCGCCGCTCGATATCATGATAGAGGTGAACATAGCGAGGGAGAAGACAAAAGGCGGGGTAAGCCCGGACGAGGCCGTGAAGCTCGCCAGGGGCGTATCAGGCATGGCGAACCTCCGGCTCAAGGGCCTTATGGCCATCCCCCCCTTCTTCGAGGACGCCGAGATGTCAAGGCCGTACTTCGCCATGCTCCGGCGCCTCGCCGAGCGCATCAATAAGGAAAGGTTCCCCGGCGTTTTCCTTAAGGACCTCTCGATGGGCATGTCAAGCGACTTCGAGGTGGCAATAGAGGAAGGCGCCACTATCGTCCGGATCGGGACCGCCATATTCGGCAGCAGGGAAGCACAAGGTAAAAAGGCCGCCAAGTCCGCCTGA
- the proC gene encoding pyrroline-5-carboxylate reductase, whose translation MLTRKTIGFLGSGNLAEALIKGLLASSKLSPGQIIASDRINERLIHLAESYEVKVLSKNFETARNADIIFLTVKPGDVEGVLREIAPEIEAGKLLISTAAGITTSRILEVLKEAGLSHFLPVVRAMPNTPAIVREGVTAVCAGLGTGERHLEFATEIFGSIGKVVAVKEESLMDAVTGLSGSGPAYVFLFIEALIDGGIRAGLPADTSKELAFQTVLGAAKLAMESPMGLDALRRMVASPGGTTIEGLRRLDEGGLKETVASAVIAAAKRARELSGGK comes from the coding sequence ATGCTCACAAGGAAAACCATAGGCTTTCTCGGAAGCGGGAACCTGGCCGAGGCCCTCATCAAGGGGCTGCTCGCCTCATCGAAGTTAAGTCCCGGGCAGATAATCGCAAGCGACAGGATAAACGAGCGGCTCATCCACCTCGCCGAGAGCTACGAGGTAAAGGTCCTCAGCAAGAACTTCGAAACCGCCAGGAATGCTGATATAATATTCCTGACGGTCAAGCCAGGCGACGTCGAAGGCGTCTTGAGGGAGATAGCCCCCGAGATAGAGGCCGGGAAGCTCCTTATCTCGACCGCAGCCGGCATAACCACCTCGCGCATACTCGAGGTCCTGAAGGAAGCGGGCCTTTCGCATTTTCTGCCTGTAGTGAGGGCCATGCCCAATACCCCCGCGATCGTCCGCGAGGGGGTTACGGCCGTTTGCGCTGGGCTCGGCACTGGCGAGCGCCACCTCGAGTTCGCAACCGAGATATTCGGGTCTATCGGGAAGGTAGTCGCGGTAAAGGAAGAGTCCCTTATGGACGCGGTAACGGGACTTAGCGGAAGCGGGCCCGCGTACGTCTTCCTCTTTATCGAAGCGCTCATCGACGGCGGGATAAGGGCGGGCCTTCCTGCGGACACGTCAAAGGAGCTCGCCTTCCAGACCGTGCTCGGCGCCGCGAAGCTCGCGATGGAGAGCCCGATGGGGCTTGACGCGCTCAGGCGCATGGTCGCCTCCCCAGGCGGGACCACGATCGAGGGCCTCCGGAGGCTCGATGAGGGCGGCCTAAAGGAGACGGTCGCTTCCGCCGTAATCGCTGCGGCTAAAAGGGCACGGGAGCTTTCAGGGGGGAAGTAG